Proteins from a genomic interval of Candidatus Poribacteria bacterium:
- a CDS encoding tetratricopeptide repeat protein, whose protein sequence is MKLQLPTLIAVCLAILLIGGIYFFGRDKPELGIAVNLESEEFKQLRTHATDAFNAGKYQQAIELYSEALKMRPENAEIYNDLGTVYYEQGLKYAGPSWPSWEKELREESVDEAVAELKVAVDKTGSGAITFKTRDEAVADALEQEAEPLGGEVYRQRWENETTLNILIGQTKIYMLRARDHYIRALDLKPTHSVAYRNLGSFYMKVGRTDKALDYYQEAYKLDPRDAELEEYLNQFRK, encoded by the coding sequence ATGAAATTGCAACTACCGACACTTATCGCCGTTTGTCTTGCTATCCTGCTCATTGGTGGCATTTACTTCTTCGGCAGAGACAAGCCAGAATTGGGAATCGCCGTTAATTTGGAAAGTGAGGAATTCAAGCAGCTCAGGACGCATGCCACCGATGCGTTCAACGCCGGGAAATACCAACAAGCCATTGAGCTTTACAGCGAAGCATTAAAGATGCGTCCTGAAAACGCTGAAATCTATAATGACCTTGGCACCGTCTACTACGAGCAAGGTCTGAAATATGCAGGACCGAGTTGGCCCTCGTGGGAGAAGGAGTTGAGAGAAGAATCCGTTGATGAGGCAGTCGCAGAACTCAAAGTCGCTGTCGACAAAACAGGTTCTGGTGCTATTACGTTCAAAACACGAGACGAAGCCGTCGCTGACGCGCTTGAACAAGAGGCAGAACCACTCGGCGGAGAAGTATATAGACAGCGTTGGGAAAACGAAACAACGCTTAACATTCTCATTGGACAGACAAAAATCTATATGTTGCGCGCTCGCGACCATTATATCCGTGCTTTGGATCTGAAACCTACGCATAGTGTCGCTTATCGCAACCTTGGTTCATTTTACATGAAGGTAGGCAGAACCGATAAGGCGCTTGATTATTATCAAGAGGCATACAAATTAGATCCGCGGGATGCCGAGTTGGAAGAGTATCTGAATCAGTTCAGAAAGTAA
- a CDS encoding trypsin-like peptidase domain-containing protein, translated as MLHSCCRYSRPLLLLLLILAVIVDGTWHRAYSAESSREARFGNLASDAVAASRRTALVTAVANASPAVVNISAVRSVETRTSFDEWFWGEITLPRKRALREVGSGVIVDKKGHILTNHHVIRDADKITVTTSDGREFEAQIVGYDLFSDLALLEVETDGVFLPEIQWGNSDSLLIGEWVVAIGNPFGLSLGDAQPTVTVGIVSATRRMLTVEDLYHEDLIQTDASINPGNSGGALVNIHGELIGINTVIRSTSGGSQGVGFAIPVNKARRVVHQITEYGSVIPPYFDLEVQPVTEELAEKLSMSRNTGVLVSEIGKRSPLTDTGIKRGDVIFAISGQRIKDEQDFNARTRLLPLNQSVQCEFIRRGKRRQTEFTLKTLQWNYAPRGWGITLAQPDKAMAQKYGQRGVIVTHVEKNSGLADALERGDLIYQIDDTAIHSLEIFKIVDDHIRTQSRAQVYFERDGVYQAVPVTFFNRNNRRR; from the coding sequence ATGCTACATTCATGTTGTCGTTATAGTCGTCCTCTCCTATTATTGTTATTGATTCTCGCGGTGATTGTGGATGGAACTTGGCACCGAGCCTATAGTGCAGAGTCCAGTAGAGAAGCGAGGTTCGGAAACCTCGCCAGCGACGCAGTCGCGGCATCGCGGCGCACCGCACTTGTTACAGCAGTGGCGAATGCGAGCCCCGCAGTCGTCAATATCAGTGCCGTCCGGAGTGTTGAAACGCGCACCTCCTTTGACGAATGGTTCTGGGGCGAAATTACCCTTCCTCGCAAACGCGCCTTGCGAGAGGTCGGTTCTGGCGTTATCGTTGATAAGAAGGGACACATCCTGACCAATCATCACGTCATTAGAGATGCCGATAAGATTACCGTCACTACCTCTGATGGACGGGAATTTGAAGCACAGATTGTCGGATATGACCTTTTCTCAGACCTTGCCCTCTTGGAGGTCGAGACAGACGGGGTATTCTTACCAGAAATACAGTGGGGAAACTCAGATTCTCTTCTGATCGGTGAATGGGTCGTTGCAATCGGAAATCCGTTCGGTTTGTCTCTCGGCGACGCGCAACCCACGGTCACAGTTGGTATCGTGAGTGCGACACGGCGCATGCTCACTGTCGAAGATTTGTATCATGAAGATCTGATTCAAACAGATGCTTCCATTAATCCTGGCAACAGCGGTGGTGCCTTGGTGAACATCCACGGCGAACTTATCGGCATAAACACCGTTATCCGTTCAACGAGTGGTGGCTCACAAGGTGTTGGTTTTGCGATTCCAGTCAATAAGGCGAGGCGGGTCGTCCATCAGATTACTGAGTACGGCAGCGTTATTCCACCTTACTTCGACTTGGAGGTACAACCTGTAACCGAAGAGTTGGCAGAAAAGTTGTCGATGTCGCGCAACACCGGGGTTTTGGTGTCAGAAATAGGGAAACGCAGCCCTCTTACTGATACGGGCATTAAACGCGGGGATGTCATTTTCGCGATTTCAGGACAACGGATAAAGGACGAACAAGACTTCAACGCACGCACGCGTTTGCTTCCACTCAATCAATCTGTTCAGTGTGAGTTCATCCGCCGTGGGAAAAGGCGACAGACCGAATTCACGCTGAAAACGCTACAATGGAATTATGCACCCCGCGGCTGGGGAATAACGCTTGCCCAACCTGATAAGGCGATGGCACAGAAATATGGGCAGCGCGGTGTTATTGTCACACACGTCGAGAAAAACAGTGGGTTAGCGGACGCACTGGAACGTGGAGATCTTATCTACCAAATTGACGATACCGCAATTCATTCGCTTGAAATTTTCAAAATTGTTGATGACCATATCCGTACCCAAAGTAGAGCACAAGTCTATTTTGAACGAGACGGGGTCTATCAAGCCGTTCCCGTCACTTTTTTTAATAGAAACAATCGGCGGAGATAA
- a CDS encoding M28 family peptidase — protein sequence MSKKNPYLQLDQQMVGDIYTSREVMENLTVLCDEYGARFAGTPEEYEAANFIAACFKRYGLQNIKLETYPYAGWTRGTATLEVIEPIRRTLHCISLPYCPAADITTELVSVGCGSPDEYAALGDTATDKLVMAKSASPPDLGRWVHRKEKFERAVLAGGSGFIFVSEHPGVGPETGSLQNNRRAPIPGISVCKEDGEFLARLIARENGKVTLKLQTTDINEPRTSWNVVADLPGNENAEEMVIVGCHYDGHDISQGAHDPASGMVSVIEAARVLSAYSADSLRCTIRFIAFGTEEIGLTGAFRYVDAHASELDNIRFMLNMDAAGGSSRKGIVLHRWDALDAFFNTAREQMHAEMPVGQKVHSYSDHFPFFLKGVPSSHMGDPEAPPGGRGFGHTAYDTLDKVELENLRAASAVGARVALRCANADDFPAKRRTSEAVQEIVDTDPGLEGYRISLKLTR from the coding sequence ATGAGCAAGAAGAACCCTTATTTGCAGCTCGACCAGCAGATGGTCGGTGATATCTACACTTCGCGAGAAGTGATGGAAAACCTGACAGTCCTATGTGATGAATACGGTGCTCGGTTCGCCGGAACGCCGGAGGAATATGAAGCCGCAAACTTCATCGCTGCGTGTTTCAAACGTTATGGACTTCAGAATATCAAACTTGAAACATATCCCTACGCTGGCTGGACGCGTGGCACGGCGACGCTTGAGGTTATCGAACCGATTCGTCGAACACTGCACTGCATCTCGCTACCGTATTGCCCGGCTGCCGACATCACCACGGAACTTGTCTCTGTCGGATGTGGAAGCCCTGACGAGTACGCCGCGCTCGGTGATACCGCTACCGATAAACTGGTTATGGCGAAGAGTGCCTCACCGCCTGATCTCGGAAGATGGGTACATCGTAAGGAGAAGTTTGAACGTGCCGTGCTCGCGGGCGGAAGTGGATTCATTTTTGTCAGTGAACACCCGGGTGTCGGACCCGAAACGGGAAGCCTGCAAAATAACAGACGCGCGCCCATCCCCGGCATATCCGTTTGTAAAGAAGATGGCGAGTTCTTGGCACGGTTAATCGCACGAGAAAACGGAAAGGTAACACTGAAACTCCAGACAACGGACATCAATGAACCACGGACCTCGTGGAACGTCGTCGCAGATTTACCCGGTAATGAGAACGCCGAGGAGATGGTGATTGTGGGATGCCATTACGACGGACACGATATTTCACAAGGCGCGCACGACCCCGCTTCAGGAATGGTATCCGTCATAGAAGCCGCTCGTGTGCTATCTGCTTATTCCGCCGATTCGCTTAGGTGTACAATCCGTTTCATCGCTTTCGGAACGGAAGAAATTGGACTTACCGGCGCGTTCCGTTATGTCGATGCGCACGCCTCGGAGTTGGACAATATTCGGTTCATGCTCAATATGGATGCGGCAGGCGGTTCAAGTCGTAAGGGCATTGTCCTTCATCGCTGGGATGCGTTGGATGCCTTCTTTAACACTGCTCGTGAGCAGATGCACGCTGAAATGCCGGTTGGACAAAAGGTCCATTCCTACTCTGACCATTTCCCGTTTTTTCTCAAGGGTGTCCCTTCAAGCCACATGGGCGATCCAGAGGCACCACCTGGGGGTAGGGGTTTCGGTCATACCGCTTATGACACACTCGACAAGGTGGAATTGGAGAACCTACGGGCTGCGAGTGCAGTCGGCGCAAGAGTCGCACTCCGATGTGCGAATGCCGATGATTTTCCCGCCAAACGCCGAACGTCGGAAGCGGTTCAAGAGATTGTTGACACTGATCCAGGGTTAGAGGGATATCGCATCTCGCTCAAACTAACCCGCTAA
- a CDS encoding Crp/Fnr family transcriptional regulator encodes MVTQQKIPERFWCVKQIDIFRDLVSEADADALARITTFVQLKHGDTLSAEGVYLLKEGHIKIYQTPPEGEAITLDVLEPGEFFGAVKWEDNDAASNVTAETFAETSVVGVVSVQNFQYFLKRKPHLAMPPQRTLGSLLKRYLRQRSAEPANYNIVTTCQKQRRGLTNPFLNIAFRSPASRLALLLQNCAEAPEHRRTAMGRNARCVGRKLSTRRLAQLIGISVEKMETLLNQFKHHQIIKKRFRQIQILDPWQLKKIANARMETLPPLQTQSDSNFLPDTQPATSAQADLRNAVDS; translated from the coding sequence ATGGTCACACAACAAAAAATCCCAGAAAGGTTCTGGTGCGTTAAACAGATAGACATCTTCCGAGACCTGGTCTCCGAAGCAGATGCCGACGCGCTCGCACGCATAACGACGTTCGTCCAGCTAAAACACGGAGACACGCTCTCTGCCGAAGGCGTTTACCTACTGAAGGAAGGTCACATCAAGATATATCAGACTCCACCTGAAGGTGAAGCGATCACTTTAGACGTGTTGGAACCCGGCGAGTTCTTTGGGGCGGTCAAATGGGAAGATAACGACGCAGCCTCGAACGTCACCGCTGAGACATTTGCTGAGACTTCTGTTGTCGGGGTTGTTAGTGTCCAGAACTTCCAGTATTTTTTGAAACGAAAACCGCATTTAGCAATGCCGCCACAGAGAACGTTAGGAAGTCTTCTAAAGAGGTATTTACGTCAGCGTTCGGCGGAACCTGCGAATTATAATATCGTAACTACATGTCAGAAACAGCGTCGGGGACTGACGAACCCTTTCCTGAACATTGCGTTCCGAAGCCCAGCGTCGCGACTCGCACTTCTGTTACAAAACTGTGCCGAGGCACCGGAACACAGACGCACGGCGATGGGTCGCAATGCGCGGTGTGTCGGACGTAAACTCTCGACGCGGCGATTGGCACAATTAATCGGTATTTCCGTCGAGAAGATGGAAACACTTCTCAATCAGTTTAAACACCACCAGATAATAAAGAAACGGTTTCGGCAGATTCAGATACTTGATCCGTGGCAACTGAAAAAGATTGCCAACGCACGGATGGAAACGCTACCACCTCTTCAAACTCAGTCGGATTCTAACTTTCTACCAGACACGCAGCCTGCAACATCGGCGCAGGCGGATTTAAGGAACGCCGTTGATAGTTGA